A window of the Aspergillus flavus chromosome 6, complete sequence genome harbors these coding sequences:
- a CDS encoding ankyrin repeat-containing protein → MSLLRLPCELLLVVAEFLETEEDINALSQVNRVLHAVINPYLYRFNAWNSESSALVWAAAHGVEDTAWISIREGAFPDAGDESGLTAMSIAAMNGHEEMVHLLLETGKVDLNAVDFELGRGPLGWAAGNGHAGVVQLLLESGLVDVNSSDSLFLTPLTLAAQSGDEAVVKVLLDTGKVDVNSKDVTGSTPLGWAAELGHETVARLLLETGQAEVNSKDSEAGRTPLSRAAENGHDFLVKLLIDTGEADVDTKDDSSRTPLSWAAENGHETVVRLLLETKQVNMDSRDHEGSSPLSWAARNGHAAVVKLLLESGRVDVDSKDLLGRTPLFQAVVNGHEMVTNLLLRTGQRMVNQL, encoded by the coding sequence ATGTCGCTGCTGCGCTTGCCCTGTGAGCTTTTGTTGGTAGTCGCCGAGTTTCTTGAGACGGAGGAGGATATCAATGCTCTATCCCAAGTCAACCGTGTGCTTCACGCTGTCATCAACCCATACTTGTATCGGTTTAATGCATGGAACTCAGAGAGCTCAGCGCTAGTCTGGGCTGCGGCGCACGGTGTGGAAGATACTGCGTGGATTAGCATCCGAGAGGGCGCTTTCCCGGATGCAGGCGATGAATCAGGCTTAACTGCAATGTCCATCGCCGCGATGAACGGGCACGAGGAGATGGTCCACCTTTTACTTGAAACCGGAAAAGTTGATCTAAACGCCGTGGATTTTGAGCTGGGTCGGGGACCGCTAGGTTGGGCTGCAGGAAATGGACATGCCGGTGTGGTGCAACTGTTACTCGAATCCGGGCTAGTTGATGTGAATTCAAGCGATAGTTTGTTTCTAACCCCTCTAACATTGGCTGCACAATCAGGGGATGAGGCGGTAGTGAAGGTCCTCCTTGACACCGGCAAAGTCGATGTAAACTCAAAAGATGTCACCGGGTCGACACCACTTGGTTGGGCTGCGGAGCTTGGACATGAGACGGTGGCCAGGCTGTTACTGGAAACTGGACAGGCTGAAGTGAACTCAAAAGATTCTGAAGCTGGCCGAACGCCACTATCTCGGGCTGCGGAGAATGGACATGACTTCTTAGTCAAACTGCTGATCGACACTGGAGAGGCTGATGTGGATACTAAAGACGACTCTAGCCGAACACCACTCTCCTGGGCTGCAGAGAATGGGCACGAGACAGTGGTACGGCTATTGCTAGAAACCAAACAGGTGAACATGGACTCAAGAGATCATGAAGGCTCATCGCCACTGTCCTGGGCGGCAAGAAATGGTCACGCGGCAGTTGTCAAGCTGCTGCTTGAAAGTGGACGGGTGGATGTCGACTCCAAGGACCTCCTGGGCCGGACACCATTGTTTCAGGCTGTGGTGAACGGACATGAGATGGTGACGAATCTTTTGTTGAGGACTGGCCAACGAATGGTGAATCAACTATAG
- a CDS encoding Alpha/Beta hydrolase protein has protein sequence MFFLTYLYYKVLAVLIRALASRGRHPISNPDDVVYIQSREAARTIKAHVYRSASAPSPTPILINFHGSGFIIPMHGSDDEFCRQVSREAGYTVLDIQYRLAPENPFPAALHDAEDAVNWVLQRPEKFDTSRLAISGFSAGGNLALALSSSVFPRGTFRSLLAFYPPVDLYTEPGLKTPPDPAGKPLPAALARVFDRCYIPASYDARDPRISPLYAQPDRFPDRILLVTAACDSLAGEAEALAAKIGKEPEREISVHQMQGCNHAFDKNAPEGSTSANAKDKSYVMAVAMLSRS, from the coding sequence ATGTTCTTTTTGACCTACCTGTATTACAAAGTCCTTGCCGTGTTAATCAGGGCTCTCGCTAGTCGCGGCAGGCATCCTATTTCTAACCCGGATGACGTCGTCTATATTCAATCGCGGGAGGCAGCGCGAACAATCAAAGCACATGTCTACCGATCGGCATCGGCGCCGAGCCCAACCCCCATTCTCATTAATTTCCATGGCAGTGGATTCATTATTCCTATGCATGGGAGCGACGACGAATTTTGCCGGCAAGTCAGCCGAGAGGCAGGGTACACGGTGCTAGATATACAGTACCGCTTAGCACCAGAGAATCCCTTCCCCGCGGCACTCCACGATGCCGAGGATGCGGTGAACTGGGTTCTCCAGCGTCCTGAGAAATTCGATACATCCCGGCTGGCGATCTCGGGGTTCAGCGCCGGGGGTAACCTGGCGTTAGCACTCTCCTCGAGTGTTTTCCCCCGAGGAACCTTTCGATCATTGCTGGCTTTCTATCCCCCGGTTGACTTGTACACGGAACCAGGCCTAAAGACTCCACCGGATCCTGCAGGAAAGCCGCTGCCTGCAGCGCTAGCCCGGGTTTTTGATAGATGTTACATTCCGGCGTCCTACGATGCTAGAGACCCTCGAATTTCGCCTTTATATGCCCAACCTGACCGCTTTCCCGACCGCATCCTATTGGTGACGGCAGCTTGTGATAGCCTCGCAGGTGAAGCTGAGGCGCTTGCCGCTAAAATTGGAAAAGAACCGGAGCGGGAGATTAGTGTTCACCAGATGCAGGGCTGCAATCATGCCTTTGACAAAAATGCCCCTGAGGGGAGCACTTCAGCAAACGCGAAAGACAAGTCCTACGTTATGGCCGTCGCGATGTTGTCCCGCTCTTAA
- a CDS encoding terpenoid cyclases/protein prenyltransferase alpha-alpha toroid yields MALSTSPNTSICNLIYNPIYRLKPEELRMPPELPEKTDYTRWRLLNEDGRHTWHYLEDDESSRKWPQTLADKYYLGLPLNLPDLPQPKSPLETVQNGLTFFSKLQLSAGNWGCEYGGPMFLLPCIVFAWTATATPIPGPYATEIKNYLFARANPVDGGWGLHIEGESTLFGTSLNYTVLRLLGVPADHAIMIKARTLLHKHGGAVYAPHWAKFWLALLGIADWDIVNPVPPEAWLLPDWVPVAPWRWWIHIRQVFLPMSFIWSRRWTMPETEVIRSLRNELFTQDWGTIDWRGNRNSIAEIDNHHPKTWVLGSLNWLLSEVWMPFLRPRFVATWAEDWVSKLVDMEDENSDYADLASVNGPLNMVVCFIRDGGDAYSVRRHRERLEDFLWVNKEGMLVNGTNGVQCWDTAFLVQAAHAAGLAESEEWRPMLVRALEFLDHQQMRENCKDQEVCYRHPRKGAWGFSNKDQGYAVCDCISEALKSVILLQKTPGYPQLLDDRRIFDAVDTLLTYQNPSGGCSSYERTRGGEYLEMFNAAEVFGRIMVEYDYPECTTAVVTALTLFKKHWPDYRSNEIEVFIQRALGYIKKAQFPDGSWYGSWAVCFTYGTMFALESLASVGETYRNSEYVKKACHFLLSKQREDGGWSESCEGCRQIKYIEHPSGSQIVQTAYAVIGLLSAEYPDMKPIEKAIRLIMARQQPNGEWLQEAIEGMFNKTCAISYPNYKFTFTMLALGKFARMYPDYRLD; encoded by the exons ATGGCATTGTCCACTTCCCCAAATACCTCAATTTGCAACCTAATTTACAACCCTATATATAGACTGAAGCCAGAAGAACTGAGAATGCCACCAGAATTACCAGAGAAAACCGATTACACACGATGGCGGCTATTGAACGAAGACGGTCGACATACATGGCACTACCTGGAAGACGACGAGTCCTCTCGAAAATGGCCCCAGACGTTAGCCGATAAATACTATCTCGGACTACCACTG AACCTCCCCGATCTCCCACAGCCAAAATCCCCGTTAGAGACGGTCCAGAATGGCCTAACATTCTTCTCTAAGCTGCAACTCTCCGCCGGAAACTGGGGCTGTGAGTACGGCGGCCCCATGTTTCTACTCCCCTGCATCGTCTTCGCGTGGACCGCAACTGCAACCCCAATCCCCGGGCCCTATGCAACGGAGATCAAAAACTATCTCTTTGCACGGGCCAACCCAGTCGACGGAGGCTGGGGCTTGCACATCGAAGGCGAAAGCACCCTATTCGGCACGAGCCTAAATTACACCGTCCTCCGCCTGCTCGGCGTCCCGGCCGATCACGCAATAATGATTAAGGCTCGCACCCTGCTACACAAGCACGGTGGCGCCGTGTACGCGCCTCACTGGGCTAAGTTTTGGTTGGCGTTACTCGGCATCGCGGACTGGGACATCGTCAACCCTGTCCCGCCTGAAGCGTGGCTCTTGCCGGACTGGGTGCCTGTCGCACcgtggcggtggtggataCATATCCGGCAGGTGTTTCTGCCGATGTCGTTTATTTGGTCGAGGCGGTGGACTATGCCAGAAACGGAGGTGATCCGGTCGTTACGGAACGAGTTGTTTACTCAGGACTGGGGGACCATTGATTGGAGGGGGAATAGAAACTCCATTGCCGAGATTGACAACCATCATCCAAAGACTTGGGTCCTCGGCTCCCTGAACTGGTTGTTGAGTGAGGTGTGGATGCCGTTTTTGAGGCCGCGGTTCGTGGCTACTTGGGCTGAGGACTGGGTGAGCAAGCTGGTGGatatggaggatgagaacTCGGACTATGCTGACCTGGCATCTGTGAATGGGCCGTTGAATAtggtggtttgttttatTCGTGACGGAGGTGACGCGTACTCCGTTAGGAGACATCGGGAGCGGTTGGAGGATTTCCTGTGGGTTAATAAAGAAGGCATGCTAGTGAATGGGACGAACGGGGTGCAGTGCTGGGATACGGCCTTTCTGGTGCAGGCTGCTCACGCCGCTGGTTTGGCGGAGAGTGAGGAATGGAGGCCTATGTTGGTGCGGGCGCTGGAATTCTTGGATCATCAGCAGATGAGGGAGAATTGTAAGGATCAGGAGGTTTGTTATCGCCATCCGCGGAAGGGGGCTTGGGGTTTCAGCAATAAAGATCAGGGTTATGCTGTGTGCGATTGCATCTCAGAAGCCTTGAAGTCAGTTATTCTGCTTCAGAAGACCCCGGGATACCCGCAGCTGCTTGATGATCGAAGGATCTTTGATGCCGTTGATACGTTGCTCACTTATCAGAACCCCTCCGGTGGATGCTCGTCTTATGAGCGGACTAGAGGCGGGGAGTATCTGGAGATGTTCAATGCTGCGGAGGTATTTGGACGGATAATGGTCGAATATGATTATCCAGAATGTACGACTGCCGTGGTCACGGCATTGACGTTGTTTAAGAAGCACTGGCCGGATTACCGATCGAATGAAATCGAGGTCTTCATCCAGCGTGCGCTGGGGTATATCAAGAAAGCCCAATTCCCTGACGGCAGTTGGTACGGAAGCTGGGCTGTCTGCTTCACATACGGCACTATGTTCGCCTTGGAAAGTTTGGCATCAGTGGGAGAAACATATCGAAATAGCGAGTACGTCAAGAAGGCATGTCACTTCCTACTATCTAAGCAGAGAGAGGATGGTGGATGGTCTGAAAGCTGCGAG GGCTGCCGACAAATCAAGTACATCGAGCATCCAAGTGGGTCCCAAATCGTGCAAACAGCATATGCGGTCATCGGCTTGCTCTCGGCTGAGTATCCGGATATGAAACCTATTGAAAAAGCCATTCGACTCATAATGGCGAGACAGCAGCCCAATGGAGAGTGGCTCCAGGAGGCCATTGAGGGCATGTTCAATAAGACATGTGCCATTTCCTATCCTAATTATAAGTTTACGTTTACGATGCTGGCGTTGGGGAAGTTTGCTCGGATGTATCCCGACTACAGACTTGATTGA
- a CDS encoding Cenp-O kinetochore centromere component-domain-containing protein: MDTTEPPKNMEEELDSEIANIRAEIRNLQRKRRFLASSLLSSDSFKKRLQEYQSSRPSSSLDAEVSPLVRAAGEHAEVNHHRVAFSATTFPFKDPSPNSENPSLLGVRIDVCTSNGRFTKPYYVLLKRVRGEEKRLRVHRHTIPAFISVEKLERAFLPLPAAREETEENLKPWKRNADRQDLPRFVRELRRQLAAWHLRMDAVNFLRGKLGVQRRGIEAYNDDDDGLWVRDILSDNQEEIRLETNDLGIVSLSPTALDATYVRLEWEDGRVGRFKMSDNGVVERAVVIGDNGRDKLLEAVLTGGNGRVETILDRLKQHLVPKE; encoded by the exons ATGGACACGACAGAACCCCCCAAGAATATGGAGGAGGAGCTAGACTCCGAAATAGCTAACATCCGCGCCGAAA TCCGCAATCTACAACGCAAGCGTCGCTTCTTAGCCTCCAGTCTACTCTCCTCGGATAGCTTTAAGAAACGACTCCAAGAATATCAATCTTcaagaccttcttcatcccTTGACGCAGAAGTGTCTCCTTTGGTCCGCGCGGCAGGAGAACACGCCGAAGTGAACCACCACCGGGTCGCATTCTCGGCGACGACCTTCCCATTTAAAGACCCGTCCCCGAATAGCGAGAATCCGAGTTTACTAGGCGTACGAATTGATGTCTGCACTAGCAACGGTCGCTTTACGAAACCGTATTATGTTTTGTTGAAACGGGTGCgcggggaggagaagaggttgCGGGTTCATCGTCATACCATTCCGGCGTTCATCTCGGTGGAGAAGCTCGAACGAGCGTTTTTACCTTTACCTGCCGCTCGTGAGGAAACGGAGGAGAATTTGAAGCCGTGGAAGAGGAATGCGGATAGGCAGGATTTGCCGAGGTTCGTTCGCGAGTTGAGACGGCAGTTGGCTGCGTGGCATTTGAGGATGGATGCTGTGAATTTTCTAAGAGGCAAACTCGGTGTGCAACGGCGTGGTATTGAAGCTTATaatgacgacgatgacggcCTTTGGGTGCGAGATATTCTATCAGATAACCAAGAGGAAATCCGGCTGGAGACGAATGACCTCGGCATTGTATCTCTTTCCCCCACGGCTCTCGATGCAACTTATGTTCGGCTTGAATGGGAAGATGGACGGGTGGGACGATTCAAAATGTCCGATAATGGGGTCGTGGAGCGTGCGGTAGTCATCGGCGATAATGGACGAGACAAGTTGCTCGAGGCTGTTTTGACCGGCGGGAATGGTCGAGTGGAGACGATATTGGACAGATTGAAGCAGCATTTGGTTCCCAAAGAATAA
- a CDS encoding putative essential protein Yae1, with the protein MTSPQDPTTNNSLDDIFGSSPPHGDTLIHRETTTTSHPELSELPSLRRQHVTAGYRDGVSASKTEHVQSGFDAGFPVGAQLGMRAGTILGILEGVIRGYESRASSAVIKKPGAMRGGGGGASSSSTESEEAAKRRMEKREKVLKLYQAAIEELDVRKVFAGLDGTSEELKPEEQLRGLGDKAISTWEEKVKVAHWEEIMDALEMKDTTTSSTTAPTKSQEEGQEQKQEQEQS; encoded by the coding sequence ATGACCTCCCCCCAAGaccccaccaccaacaacagcCTAGACGACATCTTCGGATCCTCCCCACCCCACGGCGACACCTTAATCCACAGAGAAACAACCACCACATCCCACCCCGAACTCTCCGAACTGCCCTCCCTGCGCCGCCAACATGTAACAGCAGGCTATCGTGACGGCGTCTCCGCCTCGAAAACCGAACACGTGCAATCCGGCTTCGACGCGGGCTTCCCCGTCGGCGCCCAACTGGGCATGCGAGCGGGGACAATTCTAGGTATTCTCGAGGGCGTGATCCGCGGGTATGAATCTCGGGCCTCGTCGGCGGTGATCAAGAAGCCTGGTGCTATGCgcggaggaggtggtggtgcatcgtcatcttcaacggagagtgaggaggcggcgaagaggaggatggagaagagggagaaggttCTTAAGCTCTATCAGGCTGCTATTGAGGAATTGGATGTACGGAAGGTGTTCGCTGGCTTAGATGGTACATCTGAGGAATTGAAACCGGAGGAACAACTCCGGGGGCTTGGGGACAAGGCTATTTCCACttgggaggagaaggtgaaagTCGCGCATTGGGAGGAGATTATGGATGCGCTTGAGATGAAGGACACCACCACGTCCTCCACCACCGCGCCGACAAAGTCACAAGAGGAGGGACAGGAGCAGAAACAGGAACAGGAGCAAAGTTGA
- a CDS encoding acetyl coenzyme a transporter (acetyl-CoA transporter) has protein sequence MKRKDRTVSKRRSKPTLRVATSQNGHARDGMNSNIEMRKRDTSIESTSSAQASRIMSRSSFSLDHDPPVTPQTPGLTTTSFSNLPRSDKRNFLLLCVLYFLQGVPMGLATGSVPFLLKPYLSYGQIGVFSLASYPYSLKLLWSPIVDAVWSRRFGRRKSWITPVQVIAGLAMIYMGGRIGDMMVQAGANGGAGVWNFTYWWFLLVFFCATQDIAVDGWAITLMSPPNISYASTAQTVGLTAGHFLSYTVFLAFNSQDFANRWFRSIPGEGGLLSLGTYLTFWGWAYLVVTTCLAIMKKEDKTHDRDSISDVYKSMWSVLKLKNVQTIILVHLIAKIGFQANDGVTSLKLLDKGFGQDNMALVVLIDFPFEIGLGYYAGKWSTEYTPMRLWCWAFMGRLAAAVLAQLTVMIYPSGSEVPFWYMLTVIGEHVLSTFMNTVMFVAVSAFHARISDPAIGGTYMTLLATVSNLGGTFPRYFILKLVDMFTEATCIPPSVPPAADQLKGELVTAPFSCALEPDKNRCTNGGGSCQTIHDGYYTTNILCVLIGTVTFFMFIRPAVLKLQGLPLRAWRLSPNSRQ, from the exons ATGAAGCGCAAGGACCGCACGGTGTCCAAACGTCGCTCCAAGCCGACCCTGAGAGTTGCGACCAGCCAGAACGGCCATGCGAGAGACGGAATGAATTCCAACATTGAAATGCGCAAGAGGGACACCTCTATCGAATCGACGTCGTCCGCACAAGCCTCCCGCATCATGTCCCgctccagcttctccttaGACCACGACCCCCCGGTCACCCCGCAAACACCGGGATTAACCACGACGAGTTTTTCGAACCTCCCACGAAGCGATAAGAGAAACTTCTTGCTGTTGTGCGTGTTATACTTTCTCCAGGGAGTGCCCATGGGGTTAGCCACGGGATCGGTCCCGTTCCTACTCAAGCCCTACCTGTCCTACGGTCAGATCGGTGTCTTCTCCCTTGCTTCGTATCCCTATTCACTTAAACTACTCTGGAGCCCCATTGTGGATGCGGTCTGGAGTCGGAGATTTGGTCGCCGCAAGAGCTGGATCACACCGGTTCAGGTGATTGCTGGATTGGCCATGATTTATATGGGCGGGCGAATTGGTGATATGATGGTGCAGGCGGGCGCTAACGGCGGCGCTGGGGTCTGGAACTTTACATACTGGTGGTTCCTGCTGGTGTTTTTCTGCGCCACGCAGGACATTGCGGTGGACGGATGGGCCATTACGCTCATGTCCCCACCAAACATCTCCTATGCCTCGACCGCACAGACGGTCGGCTTGACGGCTGGTCATTTCTTGTCGTACACGGTGTTCTTGGCATTCAATTCGCAGGATTTCGCCAATCGCTGGTTCCGATCTATCCCCGGAGAAGGAGGCCTGCTCTCGTTGGGAACGTATCTGACATTCTGGGGATGGGCGTACCTAGTCGTGACGACTTGTTTGGCtatcatgaagaaggaagacaagaCCCATGATCGGGACAGTATTTCGGATGTGTATAAGAGCATGTGGAGCGTGCTCAAACTCAAGAACGTTCAAACGATCATCTTGGTGCACCTGATCGCCAAGATCGGATTCCAGGCCAACGACGGCGTAACCAGTTTGAAGTTGTTGGATAAGGGTTTTGGCCAAGACAACATGGCATTGGTCGTGCTGATTGACTTTCCGTTCGAGATTGGCTTGGGCTACTATGCTGGCAAATGGTCGACCGAGTACACTCCCATGCGCCTGTGGTGTTGGGCCTTCATGGGACGACTGGCAGCGGCTGTTCTGGCACAGTTGACCGTTATGATTTATCCGTCGGGTTCGGAGGTCCCGTTCTGGTATATGCTGACGGTGATTGGGGAGCATGTGCTGTCGACTTTCATGAACACGGTCATGTTCGTCGCTGTGTCTGCGTTCCATGCACGCATCTCCGATCCAGCGATTGGAGGAACCTACATGACGCTACTGGCAAC TGTCTCCAACCTGGGCGGCACATTCCCACGCTACTTCATCCTGAAGCTTGTAGATATGTTTACCGAGGCGACGTGCATCCCTCCTAGCGTGCCTCCTGCGGCGGACCAGTTGAAGGGTGAATTGGTCACTGCACCTTTCTCCTGCGCGCTGGAACCGGATAAGAACCGTTGCACAAATGGCGGCGGCTCCTGTCAAACCATCCATGATGGGTATTACACGACGAACATTTTATGTGTGCTGATTGGCACCGTCACCTTTTTCATGTTTATCCGACCGGCGGTGCTGAAGCTGCAGGGACTTCCCCTGCGGGCGTGGCGGTTATCCCCGAACAGCAGGCAGTAG
- a CDS encoding putative MFS transporter, which yields MGKGFFSHEFETKSSDEFQGTRNHIFDDSDAAEYWANVYEKAQYEGRHRFDPSFTWTPEEEKKLVRKVDLRIMFWAWLMFCSLDLNRRNINRAITDDMVSKNLPELGMNTNDFNYGQTIFLVTFLAAELPSGLISKKVGPDRWIPFIIVCWSAISAAQVALSNRAGYFACRALLGLLMGGFIPDIVLWLSYFYVRRELPIRLSWFWTAISTCNIVGSLLAAGILQMRGLRGWSGWQWLFLIEGLVTAIIGVLSWGLMPPGPCQTKSWFRGKDGWFSEREELILVNRLLRDDPSKGDMNNRQAVGPVALIKCLKDFDLWPLYLLGLLIYIPPQPHANYLSYILRRLGFSTFHANLLAIPSQFMFAVNLLIITRISDKLNERSIVASTSNIWILPCLIALVALPESASTWTRYAISTVLLSYPYCHAILVGWNARISNTVRTRAVGAALYNMCVQAGNIIGSNIFREDDSPLYRRGNKILLAICSFNVVLFYAVKAYYVWRNKTRERKWESMSEEERSDYLLTTTDEGVKRLDFRFVH from the exons ATGGGGAAGGGCTTCTTCAGTCACGAGTTTGAAACTAAGAGTTCCGACGAGTTCCAAGGAACGCGGAACCATATCTTTGATGATTCGGATGCAGCCGAATATTGGGCCAATGTGTATGAGAAAGCTCAATATGAGGGTCGTCATCGCTTTGATCCTTCCTTCACTTGGACTcctgaggaggagaagaaattAGTCCGAAAG gtGGATCTGCGGATTATGTTCTGGGCGTGGTTAATGTTCTGCTCGCTGGATCTGAACCGGAGAAATATCAACAGAGCAATCACAGATGACATGGTGAGTAAAAAT CTCCCTGAATTAGGCATGAACACGAACGACTTCAACTACGGACAAACT ATCTTCCTAGTAACATTTCTCGCAGCAGAGCTCCCAAGCGGCCTGATCAGTAAGAAGGTTGGGCCAGATAGATGGATTCCATTCATCATTGTATGCTGGTCAGCCATCAGTGCTGCACAGGTCGCCCTTTCAAACAGGGCAGGCTACTTTGCCTGTCGAGCCCTTCTCGGGCTTCTGATGGGTGGTTTCATACC TGATATAGTGCTCTGGTTATCTTACTTTTATGTGA GACGAGAGCTGCCAATCCGTCTCAGCTGGTTTTGGACAGCGATCAG TACTTGCAATATTGTTGGCTCCCTCCTTGCCGCGGGCATCTTGCAGATGCGTGGACTCCGAGGATGGAGTGGATGGCAATGGCT CTTCCTCATCGAAGGTCTAGTCACGGCTATTATTGGAGTCTTATCCTGGGGCCTTATGCCCCCAGGCCCCTGTCAAACAAAGAGCTGGTTTCGAGGCAAAGACGGCTGGTTTAGTGAGCGTGAAGAACTCATCCTCGTCAACCGGCTTCTGCGCGACGACCCGTCCAAAGGCGACATGAACAACAG ACAAGCCGTTGGCCCAGTCGCACTCATTAAATGCCTCAAAGACTTCGACCTCTGGCCCCTATacctcctcggcctcctcaTCTACATCCCACCGCAACCTCACGCAAACTATCTGTCGTACATCCTCCGTCGACTAGGATTCTCCACCTTCCACGCTAACCTCCTCGCCATCCCCTCCCAGTTCATGTTCGCTGTaaacctcctcatcatcacccgCATCTCAGACAAACTCAACGAGCGCTCCATCGTCGCCTCCACCTCCAACATCTGGATACTTCCCTGCTTGATCGCCCTCGTCGCCCTCCCCGAATCAGCCAGTACCTGGACTCGCTACGCAATCAGCACAGTCCTTCTCAGTTACCCATACTGTCATGCGATTCTCGTCGGCTGGAATGCCCGTATCAGCAATACCGTCCGCACACGCGCCGTCGGCGCCGCGCTGTACAATATGTGCGTGCAGGCGGGCAATATCATCGGGAGTAATATCTTCCGGGAAGATGATAGTCCGCTGTATCGACGGGGGAATAAGATACTTCTAGCTATTTGCTCGTTCAATGTCGTCTTGTTTTATGCGGTCAAGGCATATTACGTTTGGAGGAATAAGacgagggagaggaagtggGAGTCCAtgtcggaggaggaaagaagtgACTATTTACTTACGACGACGGACGAGGGGGTTAAGAGGTTGGATTTTCGGTTTGTTCATTAA
- a CDS encoding SAM dependent methyltransferase: protein MLWRLILYVSSCVYFYLAGLVLADDFVIRQDAESGYGESAQSEWTSLRSSIMNYHYENGRRYHAYHAGSYWGPNDEKAMEQLDIGHHVFNLLLDGKLYLAPIPEDVEQVLDIGTGTGIWAIDFADTHPAARVIGTDLSPIQPTWIPPNLHFEVDDCCDDWVYGKDSFDFIHVRGLYGCVADWDKFYKEALDHLKPNSYLEQVEVSVVPKSDDGSTNNTVFEEWGRVSLQAGDAFGKTLRIVDEAKEKMIKAGFVDVQEHRFKCPVGPWAKDPRLKVLGKYNRLQWEMGIEGWSMMLLTRFLNWTRQEVEVYLARMRQALRDPSIHAYQEKVVVYGRKPASPENPPL from the exons ATGTTGTGGAGGTTGATACTGTATGTATCAAGCTGTGTTTACTTCTATCTTGCTGGGTTGGTTTTGGCTGATGATTTTGTTATTCGGCAGGATGCTGAGTCGGGGTATGGGGAGAGTGCGCAGTC agAATGGACTTCACTACGCAGCAGTATCATGAACTATCACTACGAGAATGGACGACGCTACCACGCCTACCATGCGGGATCATATTG GGGTCCAAACGACGAAAAAGCCATGGAACAATTAGATATAGG CCACCACGTCTTCAACCTCCTATTAGACGGGAAGCTCTATCTCGCACCGATCCCAGAGGACGTCGAA CAAGTCCTCGACATCGGCACAGGAACCGGTATATGGGCCAT TGACTTCGCAGACACGCACCCCGCCGCAAGAGTAATCGGAACAGACCTCTCCCCCATCCAACCAACCTGGATCCCGCCTAACCTTCACTTTGAAGTCGACGACTGCTGCGACGACTGGGTCTACGGCAAAGACAGCTTCGACTTCATCCACGTCCGCGGCCTATACGGCTGCGTGGCAGACTGGGATAAATTCTACAAAGAAGCACTGGA ccaTCTAAAACCAAACAGCTACCTCGAACAAGTCGAAGTCTCAGTAGTCCCCAAATCCGACGACGGCAGCACAAACAACACCGTCTTCGAAGAATGGGGCAGAGTCTCACTCCAAGCAGGCGATGCATTCGGGAAAACGTTACGCATCGTCGACGaagcgaaagagaaaatgatCAAGGCCGGGTTTGTAGACGTCCAGGAACACCGCTTTAAGTGTCCTGTCGGGCCGTGGGCGAAGGATCCCCGACTGAAGGTGCTGGGTAAGTATAATCGGTTGCAGTGGGAGATGGGAATTGAGGGGTGGAGTATGATGCTTTTGACGAGGTTCTTGAAT TGGACTCGTCAGGAAGTAGAGGTATACCTCGCGCGCATGCGCCAGGCGCTACGAGACCCGAGTATTCATGCTTATCAGGAGAA agtagtagtatacGGCCGCAAACCAGCCAGCCCAGAAAACCCACCCCTGTGA